Proteins found in one Miscanthus floridulus cultivar M001 chromosome 4, ASM1932011v1, whole genome shotgun sequence genomic segment:
- the LOC136549240 gene encoding acid phosphatase 1-like: MAARSMMTTSALLATLAVALVLPWLEAAEGAPWFWPPISGDDPYCLTWRVMVEANNAKGWRAVPAQCVGYVRGYMPWGQYYRDVGAVAEEAAAYAAQVAPPAGGNDGRDARVLDVDEAVRLSSIAHGLISLDMDYLAFRAWASRAICPGTPAMQWLFQTLRSRGFRVFLVTGRDEETLGSCTAANLAAAGFSWYDRLIMRGALYRGQSSVAFKSAVVEDFVPGSSISCISHHPVPYACPCLWTEPDLR; this comes from the exons ATGGCGGCGCGCTCGATGATGACGACATCCGCTCTCCTCGCGACGCTGGCCGTCGCCTTGGTCCTGCCATGGCTGGAGGCCGCCGAGGGGGCGCCGTGGTTCTGGCCCCCGATCAGCGGCGACGACCCGTACTGTCTCACATGGCGcgtgatggtggaggcgaacaaCGCCAAGGGGTGGCGCGCTGTGCCGGCGCAGTGCGTGGGCTACGTCCGCGGGTACATGCCCTGGGGCCAGTACTACCGGGACGTCGGCGCCGTCGCGGAGGAGGCGGCCGCCTACGCCGCCCAGGTCGCGCCGCCCGCCGGTGGCAACGACGGCCGCGACGCCAGGGTGCTCGACGTCGACGAAGCAGTTCGG CTGTCCTCCATCGCGCACGGCCTTATCAGTCTAGATATGGATTATTTGGCTTTCAGGGCGTGGGCGAGCAGGGCGATCTGCCCGGGGACACCTGCGATGCAATGGCTGTTCCAGACGCTGAGAAGCCGAGGGTTCAGGGTGTTCCTGGTGACTGGGAGGGACGAAGAGACCCTGGGCTCCTGCACCGCCGCCAATCTCGCCGCCGCCGGCTTCTCGTGGTACGACCGTCTCATCATGAG AGGCGCTTTGTACCGTGGGCAGAGCTCGGTGGCGTTCAagtcggcggtggtggaggacttCGTCCCAGGCTCTTCGATCTCATGCATATCACACCACCCGGTGCCGTACGCGTGCCCCTGCCTGTGGACTGAGCCTGACTTACGCTGA